From Halichoerus grypus chromosome 6, mHalGry1.hap1.1, whole genome shotgun sequence, one genomic window encodes:
- the PAPOLB gene encoding poly(A) polymerase beta, with protein sequence MMPFPVTTPGSQQTPPRKRYGISSPISLAAPKETDCVLTQKLIETLKPFGVFEEEEELQRRILILEKLNNLVKEWIREISESKSLPPAVIENVGGKIFTFGSYRLGVHTKGADIDALCVAPRHVDRSDFFTSFYDKLKLHEEVKDLRAVEEAFVPVIKLCFDGIEIDILFARLALQTIPEDLDLRDDSLLKNLDIRCIRSLNGCRVTDEILHLVPNIDNFRLTLRAIKLWAKCHSIYSNILGFLGGVSWAMLVARTCQLYPNAVASTLVRKFFLVFSEWEWPNPVLLKEPEERNLNLPVWDPRVNPSDRYHLMPIITPAYPQQNSTYNVSVSTRMVMIEEFKQGLAITHEILLSKAEWSKLFEAPSFFQKYKHYIVLLASAPTEKQHLEWVGLVESKIRILVGSLEKNEFITLAHVNPQSFPAPKENPDKEEFRTMWVIGLVLKKPENSDVLSIDLTYDIQSFTDTVYRQAINSKMFEMDMKIAAMHLRRKELHQLLPNHVLQKRKTHSTEGVTLTSLSDSSLDLSADREDSMSVPSPTSTMKTGPVTGSSQGRNSPAPAVMVASVTAVQVTEVSLQQVNPGESLGGASSESIPQTASQPALLPPPKATVARVVSSTRLVNHPPRPSGSTATNIANPIVGV encoded by the coding sequence ATGATGCCGTTTCCGGTGACAACTCCGGGATCACAACAGACGCCGCCGCGCAAGCGCTATGGCATCTCCTCCCCCATCAGCTTGGCGGCCCCCAAGGAGACTGACTGCGTACTTACCCAGAAGTTAATTGAAACCCTGAAGCCCTTTGGGGTttttgaagaggaagaggaactgCAGCGCAggattttaattttggaaaaattaaataatctggTAAAGGAGTGGATACGAGAAATCAGTGAAAGCAAGAGCCTTCCACCAGCTGTAATTGAAAATGTGGGCGGGAAGATCTTCACGTTTGGCTCGTACAGATTAGGAGTGCACACGAAGGGTGCGGATATTGATGCGTTGTGCGTTGCACCGAGACATGTTGATCGAAGCGACTTTTTCACCTCGTTCTATGACAAGTTGAAACTACACGAAGAAGTAAAAGATTTAAGGGCTGTTGAGGAGGCGTTTGTACCAGTTATTAAACTGTGTTTTGATGGTATAGAGATTGATATTTTGTTCGCAAGATTGGCACTGCAGACTATTCCAGAAGATCTGGACCTAAGAGATGACAGTCTGCTTAAAAACTTAGATATTAGATGCATAAGAAGCCTAAACGGTTGCCGGGTGACGGATGAAATTTTACATCTCGTCCCAAACATTGACAACTTCAGGTTAACTCTGAGAGCCATCAAACTGTGGGCCAAATGCCACAGTATCTATTCCAACATACTAGGCTTCCTAGGAGGTGTTTCCTGGGCCATGCTGGTGGCAAGAACCTGCCAGCTCTACCCAAATGCAGTCGCGTCAACTCTTGTTCGTAAgtttttcttggtattttctgAATGGGAATGGCCAAATCCAGTGCTGCTGAAAGAGCCTGAAGAGCGGAATCTTAATTTGCCTGTATGGGACCCGAGAGTAAATCCCAGTGATAGGTACCATCTTATGCCCATAATCACACCAGCGTACCCACAGCAGAACTCCACATACAACGTGTCGGTTTCAACAAGGATGGTCATGATCGAGGAGTTTAAACAAGGGCTTGCTATCACGCATGAAATTTTGCTGAGTAAGGCAGAGTGGTCCAAGCTTTTTGAAGCTCCAAGCTTCTTTCAAAAGTACAAGCATTATATTGTACTTCTAGCAAGTGCACCAACAGAAAAACAGCATCTAGAATGGGTGGGCTTGGTGGAATCAAAAATCCGAATTCTAGTTGGAAGCTTGGAGAAGAATGAATTTATTACTCTGGCGCATGTGAATCCTCAGTCATTTCCGGCACCTAAAGAAAATCCTGACAAGGAAGAATTTCGTACGATGTGGGTGATTGGGTTAGTGTTAAAAAAGCCAGAAAACTCTGACGTTCTCAGTATTGATCTCACCTATGATATCCAGTCTTTCACAGATACAGTTTATAGGCAAGCAATAAATAGCAAGATGTTTGAGATGGATATGAAAATTGCTGCAATGCATTTAAGAAGAAAGGAACTTCACCAACTACTGCCTAATCATGTGCTTCAGAAACGGAAAACACATTCAACGGAAGGTGTTACTTTAACATCTTTGAGTGACAGCAGCCTTGACTTGTCTGCAGACAGGGAAGACAGCATGTCTGTGCCTTCACCCACTAGCACTATGAAGACTGGCCCAGTGACTGGCAGCTCTCAGGGCAGAAATAGTCCTGCTCCTGCTGTGATGGTAGCATCTGTGACCGCCGTACAAGTTACTGAAGTTTCCTTGCAACAGGTGAATCCCGGTGAGAGCTTAGGGGGTGCATCGAGCGAAAGCATTCCTCAGACTGCCTCACAGCCAGCCCTTCTTCCACCACCGAAGGCCACAGTTGCCAGAGTTGTTTCTTCAACACGTCTGGTAAACCATCCGCCCAGGCCTTCAGGGAGCACTGCGACAAACATAGCTAATCCTATAGTGGGAGTCTAG